The window CGAGCACCTCGAGCTTGTGAACGGCGTCCGCGCGGCGCTCGAGGTGCGGGAGATGGGCATGCAGGTTGAGCGATCCGATGCCTTCGAGCAGGTGCAGGCGATCGAGCTCTCGCGCCGCTTCGATGGGCGCAGGCCGTCCGTCCGCTTCGACCGCAGGGCGCAGCCCGAACCGGTTCTCCACCGGAACCCCCAGTCCCGCCAGCAGAGAACGCGCAAAGCCTCCGAAGCGCTGCTGCGGTGGAATCGTCCTGTCGCCGTGGTGCGTGAATTCCGCCAGCTGCAGCGCCATGCGCTCGTCGTGCGGCAGATCGGGCACGACCCCGATGTCGTGGTGCGGGCAGACGAACAGCAGGTGGTCGGGGTCGGCCAGGAAGCGCTGCACGGCGGTGACCTCCTGCGCGCTGGCCGTCTGTGCGGTGCGCAAGGAGTCGAAGCTGATCACGATCACCGTGTCGGCTGAGCCGAGCAGATCGTCGTCGAGCGGCCGTTGCGCGCCGTCGTCCCCACCGCGCTCGGCCTCGGCCACCGTGCTGCCGCACCGCGCTCTCGCCAGCTCGACGAAGGCCACGAAGTTCTGCCGCTGGATGAAGTCGAGGAAGCCACCGATGCCCTGGTCGAAACGTTGCGGATCGGACAGCGCCTCGTACCTCGGATAGAGCATCCGGCGGCTCTCGAACAGGGCGGGGAAGCGGTTGTCGATGACCGCCAGCGGAGCGCCGGTTTCTTGTGGCCTGCTCCAGGCGAAGTACAGCAGGACCTTGCGTCCGACCGCGCTGCTGCCTGCCATTGCCGGCTCCTTCTCGTGGTGCGGCCGGGCCGGCCGCGCCACGGAACTTAGCTGCTCTTCTGCGTCTTGTCACGGCCTGGCGACCCCATCGCATCGCACGCCGATGCCAGGTACCTTCTTCTTGGCGGTGGGACCGGACATCCGTCCGCTATTGCTGCTTGGCACCCTCCGTCAGACGCCGACCCAGCCCGACGGCGTACGGGGCGGCACGGGCCGCGAGCATCGGGTCGCCGGACGGTTCCACGCCCTTCGGCAGCACCATCGGGTTGTAGGTGATCGTCAGGCACTCGCCACCGCTGTCTTCCGCCGCGGAGGTGATCTTCAGCAGGCCCAGATTCACCTTCTTGCGGCCTTCCGGCAGCGGCACGGTGGCGCTGTCGATCTTGTCGTCGGCCTGGGCCAGCTCCAGGTTGAAGTTGAACGCGACCTTGCCGTCCTTCACGCGTTGGCGCAGGTCGTCGAAGAGGAAGGCCGGCCCTTTGGCCTTGGCTTCCTCGTCCGTCAGGCCCTGGAGCCCGCCGACAGGTTCGAAGATCCATTTTCCGAACTGCCGGGTTCCGCTGGCATTGACGAAGCCGAAGGCGTGCACGCCCCAGTAGTTGACCGTGCCGAAACTGGCCGGCACCGGCTGAGACGCAAAGTACTTGCCCTGCAGCAGCACTTCGGGGTTGGCGTCGGCGAAGGCCTTGACCTTGGCAGCGTCCGGCGTCTTGGTGACCGGGTCGGGTTGCAGCGAAGCCAGGCGGCCGAAGAACTGCTGCGGCGACGACGCACCGAACACCGGTGCCGAGATGTTGCCCATCTGCCACTGCTCACCGTTGGGCAGGTTGAACTGCAGGGCCAGGTTGCGCTGGGACCTGGCATTGTCCGGCGCCTTCGGGTTGGCGCCGCCTACCGAGAAGCGCGCCACCACCGGCACCGGGTTGCCGCTGAAGGCCGAGGCCGTGGACAGCGCACGTGCATCCGCCGAACCGAGGAACTCGCCCGTCGCGCAGATGCCCTTCGCACCCGAACGGCGAAAGCCTTCGAACTTGCCGAAGGTGGACTCGAACTGGTTCAGGAAGGTGTTCGGGTCGACCGGCGCGGCCGAGGGCGATTGCGCGAAGGCGCTCGCGGTCAACAAGGCGCAGGCCGCGGCCACGGCGGTGGGAACCAGTTGGGTCATGGATTAGCTCCTGAGGCGAGAAGTAGGGCGGGGAAGCCGCGTGCCGGTGACCGCATCGGGCCTTCGGCAACGCTTGAATGCGTTGTCGCTTCCGGAGGACCAAACTTACAGTGCGACCCGCCAAATCGCGGATCGCGCCTCAGATCGCGCGCTGGCTGACGCGCAAGGACAACGCGTCCGCGCTCTCCTTGCGCTCGCTGTAGCGGTCCACAAGGTAGGGCGCCACGTCGCGCGTCAGCAGCGTGAACTTCATCAGCTCCTCCATCACGTCGACCACGCGCTCGTAGTAGGCCGACGGCCTCATCCGGCCCGCGTCGTCGAACTCGAGGTAGGCCTTCGCGACCGAAGACTGGTTCGGGATCGTGATCATGCGCATCCAGCGCCCGAGCACGCGCAACTGGTTCACCGCATTGAAGGACTGCGAGCCGCCCGACACCTGCATCACCGCGAGGGTCTTGCCCTGCGTGGGGCGCACCGCGCCCACGCTCAGCGGGATCCAGTCGATCTGCGCCTTCATGACCGCGGTCATGGCGCCATGGCGTTCGGGGGAGACCCACACCATGCCTTCGGCCCACGCGGCTGCCTCGCGCAGTTCCCGGACCTTGGGGTGGCCCTCCGGTGCGCCGTCGGGCAGCGGCAGGCCGGCGGGATCGAACACCCGCACGTCAGCGCCCATGGCGATCAGCAGGCGTGCGGCTTCCAGCGCGAGCAGCCTGCTGTACGAGCGCTCGCGCAGCGAGCCGTAGAGGAGCAGGAAACTCGGCGCGTGGCTCGACGTGCCGGCGCCGCTCAGGCGCGCGCCGGTCGGCGTGTCGAAGAGCGTTGCGTCGATGTTGGGCAGGCTCAGGTCGGGGAGTGAGGGGTTCGTCGTCATGGTTTCAGTCCTGCCTCGTACCAGCCCTTGCTGGCGTTCACCCAGCGCACCACCAGCAGCATCACCGGCACCTCGATCAGCACGCCCACCACGGTGGCCAGCGCCGCGCCCGATTCGAAACCGAACAGGCTGATCGCCGCCGCCACGGCGAGCTCGAAGAAGTTGCTGGCGCCGATCAGCGCCGATGGGCAGGCAACGGCGTGAGTTTCGCCGAGCCGCCGGTTCAGCCCATAGGCGAGGCCGGCGTTGAACAACACCTGCAGCAGGATCGGCACCGCCAGCATCCCGATCACCAGCGGCTGCTGGAGGATGGCCCGGCCCTGGAAGGCGAACAGCAGCACCAGGGTCGCGAGCAACGCGGTGATCGACCACGGGCCGATGCGGTTCAGCAGGCTCTCCAGCGCGCCCGCGCCGCGCCGCAGCAGCGAGCGGCGCCACAGCTGCGCCAGCACGACCGGGATCACGATGTAGAGCACGACCGACGTGACCAGCGTGTCCCACGGCACGCTGATGGCCGACAGGCCCAGCAGCAGCGCCACCAGCGGCGCGAAGGCGAACACCATGATGGCGTCGTTCAGTGCCACCTGCGACAGCGTGAAGAGCGCATGCCCGCCGGTCAGCCGGCTCCACACGAACACCATCGCCGTGCAAGGCGCGGCGGCCAGCAGGATCAGGCCTGCCACGTAGCTGTCCAGCTGATCGGCGGGCAGGTAGGGCGCGAACACATGGCGGATGAAGATCCACCCGAGCAACGCCATCGAGAACGGCTTGACCGCCCAGTTGACGAACAACGTGACGCCGATGCCGCGCCAATGCCGTCGAACCTCGGCCAGTGCGCCGAAGTCCACCTTCAGCAGCATCGGGATGATCATCACCCAGATCAGCAGGCCCACCGGCAGGTTGACCTGCGCGAACTCCATGCGCCCGATGGCCTGAAAGGGCCCTGGCAGCCATTGCCCGAGCGCGATGCCGACCACGATGCAGAGGAAGACCCAGACGCTGAGATAGCGCTCGAAGAGACTCATCGGCGC is drawn from Methylibium petroleiphilum PM1 and contains these coding sequences:
- a CDS encoding catalase family peroxidase, with amino-acid sequence MTQLVPTAVAAACALLTASAFAQSPSAAPVDPNTFLNQFESTFGKFEGFRRSGAKGICATGEFLGSADARALSTASAFSGNPVPVVARFSVGGANPKAPDNARSQRNLALQFNLPNGEQWQMGNISAPVFGASSPQQFFGRLASLQPDPVTKTPDAAKVKAFADANPEVLLQGKYFASQPVPASFGTVNYWGVHAFGFVNASGTRQFGKWIFEPVGGLQGLTDEEAKAKGPAFLFDDLRQRVKDGKVAFNFNLELAQADDKIDSATVPLPEGRKKVNLGLLKITSAAEDSGGECLTITYNPMVLPKGVEPSGDPMLAARAAPYAVGLGRRLTEGAKQQ
- the arsH gene encoding arsenical resistance protein ArsH translates to MTTNPSLPDLSLPNIDATLFDTPTGARLSGAGTSSHAPSFLLLYGSLRERSYSRLLALEAARLLIAMGADVRVFDPAGLPLPDGAPEGHPKVRELREAAAWAEGMVWVSPERHGAMTAVMKAQIDWIPLSVGAVRPTQGKTLAVMQVSGGSQSFNAVNQLRVLGRWMRMITIPNQSSVAKAYLEFDDAGRMRPSAYYERVVDVMEELMKFTLLTRDVAPYLVDRYSERKESADALSLRVSQRAI
- the arsB gene encoding ACR3 family arsenite efflux transporter translates to MSTATLPAPTAAPAPMSLFERYLSVWVFLCIVVGIALGQWLPGPFQAIGRMEFAQVNLPVGLLIWVMIIPMLLKVDFGALAEVRRHWRGIGVTLFVNWAVKPFSMALLGWIFIRHVFAPYLPADQLDSYVAGLILLAAAPCTAMVFVWSRLTGGHALFTLSQVALNDAIMVFAFAPLVALLLGLSAISVPWDTLVTSVVLYIVIPVVLAQLWRRSLLRRGAGALESLLNRIGPWSITALLATLVLLFAFQGRAILQQPLVIGMLAVPILLQVLFNAGLAYGLNRRLGETHAVACPSALIGASNFFELAVAAAISLFGFESGAALATVVGVLIEVPVMLLVVRWVNASKGWYEAGLKP